The sequence CAATTTTTATCCATTTGGTTCGGATCGAAGATTGTTACTTAttggtttgtttgtttgttttgaattattGGTGTCTGGTGTTGATGGGTTCTTTCCATGAGTAGAAATTCGCTGAATAAGGAGTGAAATACTTCTTTATAATGATATGTCTTTAAAATACTTTTATGCTTTTTGCAGCAAgcttcttcaaaataatttgagattttaGCCTAGCCCTACAAAAATTTGGTTTCTGCTTTAGGGATAAGGATAGATAAATGTACGAGGTTCTTATGAGGTGTAGATATTGAAACCTTGTTGATGGGAAAAACACCTGCGATTCAAAGGTTTTGAGGATGTCACAGATTAATATCTTCGGTGCCTGGAGATTTTAGGGACTTTGTGGTCACTTTGATTGGTGGGTGGATGTGATTTATAGTTTTATTGAAAGGGATTATGGAGGGGAATTCTTCTTCAGCAGGGAATCTGATGCAAGGTGGTTCTGTTTCTTATGGAGGTTTCGACTTGCACGGACCTTTGAGAGTTAATCCTCACCACCAGCAACATCTATTTTCATTTAATCATCAACAAAACTCAAATCCGAGACAAGGATCATCAATTGTTCAACCCCCGATTCATGAAAATTTCCCTCTTACAATTCGAAGCACCCAAGATTGTGACCAGACCATATCCTTGGCAGACTATAATAAAGTGGATCGGGGAAAATCCGCTAGTGATGAAGATGAGCCGAGCTTTACAGAAGATGCAGCTGATTCGAGCAAAGGAAAGAAGGCCACTTGGCAACGTGTGAAATGGACCGACGCTATGGTAAGGCTGTTAATTACTGCCGTTTCTTACATTAATGAAGAGGCATCCGTTGAGTTCGGGGCCGGTTCAAGAAGGAAATGTGCTAACTTGCAAAAAAAGGGGAAGTGGAAATCGGTTTCAAACGTCATGGCAGAAAGGAGCCATTTTGTTTCACCTCAGCAGTGTGAGGATAAATTCAACGACCTTAACAAACGATACAAGAGGCTTAATGAGATTCTAGGGAAAGGAACTTCTTGCGAGGTTGTTGAGAATCCAGCACTTTTAGATGTGATGGATCATATTTCTGAGAAGGCGAAAGAGGAAGTTAGAAAAATTTTGAGCTCAAAGCATTTGCACTATGAAGAGATGTGTTCTTACCATAATGGGAATCGGTTGCATCTTCCCCCTGATCCTGAATTGCAGCATTCTTTGCGGTTAGCACTTAGGAGTAGAGATGATCATGATGAGAATGACGTGAAACGACATCCACATCATGATAATGATGATGTGGATCATGAAATGGAATTTGATGATCGGTATGAATGCGAGGATGTTCAATGGAACATGGCTAAGCGGGTTAAGCTATGTCAGAGTCATCGAGATTTTAGAATCAAGAATTCTCTAGATTGCAATAAAAGTTTCAATTTTCAGGCAGAAAATACTGATGCTGATGTGATTCAAGTGCCACCTGAAGGCACAAAAACAAATATGTCCCAGAAAGAGTGGATAAATGATCAGAACCTTCAATTGGAAGAACAAAGgctacacatacaaacacaaatGTTGGAACTGGAGAAAGAGAGGTTCAAATGGCAGAGGTTTTGCAGGAAAAAGGACCGAGAACTAGAGATGATGAAGTTGGAAGTTGAGAGGATGAAACTTGAGAATGAGCGTATGGCTTTGGAACTAAAGCGAAAAGAAATGGGCATTGACAGTAGTTAATCAACCTATGTAAGCAAAGGGCCGCTAGAATTCGAGGATTTGAAACACCTGTTTCTTTTGTTGATCAGTTTTGTATCCAGCTTAGGCGTGTCCTTTTGATTTATATGTCAGAATCtgcattttatttcaatatGTATCGTATGAATGACATCTTTGCACTTTTTCGACCCTCTTGATAAAGGATTTGTGTCCATGTATGACTGTAACCTTTTACTTATAATTTAATAGATACAGGGCTTTAGTTTTATATGCTGTTTCGTTAATTTTTTCCCATCAAATCTTTCCTGAAATCCATTCGTCTGCATTTTGACGAGTCCTAAGTCAAAGCTAGTCACAGTGGATTCAAATAGTTGCAGGGAAGAAACTGACTCCTAAGCTAGAGTTTATGCTCATTATTTGTAGGAGTTGTCTGTAAATGCTAACCGTTTCTCGATCATTCGCGCCCTATATTCTGTTGTACCTTACTATACTTCCGAATTATTGATGAGATATCAACACCCGTGGTTCACGGTAGTTGAAACGTATACATGCATGCTTATGATCTGGTTCTAAGGTTTGAGTTTTGAGAAGTTCAACCAAATCTCAACATGACTCATGCTTTGGCCTCTCCTTCGTGATGAAAACTCGAGAATCTTAATGGATTTTTTAatggaaaaattgcatttttagtTCTTTATATTTACCTTTTTGCACATGACTCATGCTTTCGTCTCTCATACGCGATGAAAACTCGAGAATCTTAATGAATTGGTTAGGAAAAACCGCATTTTAAGTATTATGCATTTTAtctctttgaattttttttttatgttgtcaaatttcaatattaaccacatatatttcatttttttgttgttgatattttaatcttttttatcTGGATTACTGACATAACAACGCACACGTTAGCGTCATATCGTTGTCACATCGAAAAAAACTAAAGATAACaaattaagatttaaaaaaaaaaactaagattaaaatgcaattttctcttcttttatttaatttataaccCAAATTTCTACCACGTATGCTTGCCAAAACTCGGTCTTGCATTTAGTCTGTTTATTTTACACAATATCCATCACTTAGGCCGGCGCGATGTGCAGGTTTCTTGGCTTGTCACTTTTTTATGCTTTGCAAGTTACTTTTCGTTAGTAACACGGTAAGTGTTCGTTTTCTTCTTCCCTTCGAGGGAATAAAGAACGTTTGCAACATCCAAATCCCGATTTATATAGATGCAATAaagtttttataaattaatattcgataaattaataatatctcaaagataatatttttcttCGGCTCCGACTTGGGTCAACGtgctaaattaataatttttgataaattaataaaataataatttttcgaaatacctttatataaaattatagtacattcaatatcataaattaataacggtctaaaatcacatacataactaggacggtttaataaaatatgattatattattgttttttttttcaagaaatttaattctattgttatttttgtttatgtgaTGTATTTCATTTGATTAGTTAATAtacttaatattatttaattataaaaaaatgattatcaCTTACTTATTTTTATAGATATATGTGTACGtataatgaattttttatatattaattcaaTGAATATGATGCATGAGTTGATGGAATATAATgactttttatgtaattaattatatgtttgTTGAATAGAAATATACtcttaaaataacatattattaattaattaattaattaatatccgtctaaattaataaaatttcatggtccaatattattaatatatagaaGTTTTACTGTACTATGTTTCAAATTTGTACAAATTTTGTTATATCTTAATTGTTATGAACATCGAATTGAATCGTGTTATATGGAGTAACTCGAGTACATTATATTTAATAGGGTAAAAAGGAACATCGAAAATGAATGATTAACATATCATTCTCATTTATAgaattaactaattttatttcaaaattttcctaGTTTAAGAAAATGTTCGACCAATCACGGGCTGGATTTGGGAATTCATTAGATTTTTATGCCATTTTTTACGTACAAATTGGCATTGAGTGCAAATAGTTCAAGAGGTCTACGTTTATCGAGTGTGTGAGAGTTTCCATATTAAGATTATACTGTGTGATCGAACAAATTATGTAtgagcaattaaaataaaattttattcatcatAAATTACGAAGAAAAAACTAGGAcgataaaaaaatcgaaatcatgatataaattatatttgcaTAATATACAAATTTGCTGCATTTGTTTAAGTGTAATATAAAAAAAGATTCGACTTGccttttaaaaagaaattataaaaaaaataaaaaaataaataaatctggCCTAAGTTTAAAATCATCAGTAATCATGAAAAAATTTATCACCccatgtgattttatatattCATGTTCTCGGGGCTTCACATGTTCCCacgtttaattaataattaaatattaatgacAACTAAATTATTTATGATCTTTTATGACTATCTCATTTAAATACAACGTACGTATGTGAGTTGTGACATAAAACTTCCCCTTCAATTGCCAATTAAGTGTGTAATTAATGAAGCCAGTGGTGCACATGATTTTTAACTACaattaattgattatatatacatatacatactaAATAGTGCCAcggtaaaattttaaaatcaattctTAACAACCAATCCATTTGATCAATGGTGCCTAAGGACGTCTAATTAGGCGTGATATatcgtaccgtaccgaaaatcatatatcgtacaaaaaattacggtataagaaaattcatactGATATCGTacttcggtataccgaaattttcggtacatGTAACTACCATACtgattataccgaaattgtacGATATACCGAGATTTCGATACGGTATCAGTATATAGcgttttatacaaaaaaaacattacattttaaaaattttataaatttattgttttaaaatattatatattttaaaataattgtatattttttcggtatttcaaTATTCctgtatataccgaaatttttaaattacataCCGTTACCATACCGAAAAAGTCGATATTGTTACCGTACCGcaccgaaatcttcggtataccgaaaattcgataaattcggtattttttcggtacggtaatctcggtataccgaaaattcgattTTTTTCCCACCCCTAGACGTgttgggtgtaataattgtTCATGTTTGTTAGGACAATCAAAATGtgatgcttgagctgctgtataatttaaaagatttgagttgcattaTTAGCACCaattatatatagtttttggtaaagatACAAGTActcctacaattgatatcagattcAATATTATGAGTTTGATTCTCATTAATTGCATGAAATGCAATTATTGAGAGAGAAATTATTGTTTGCAATTTGTCTTTGCTTATTGGAGCAATCGAAATGTAGTTTTCGAGCTGTTATACAGGTTAAAATTTTTTGGTTGTGTCATTAGCACTGACtataaattttagtaaaatGGCAATCGTCCAATCTTATAGAACATATTGAGAaggaaaaaattatgaaataatataaatataatccaATTGGTTGTTGCTTAGCTAATTGCCAGATAAATTGGAAGTCTTCTATAATCTACATGTAATGAcacatgatttatatatgtcTATTTTCACATGCCCACCATGTTCAATATAAAGCTTAATTTGTGTACACTTTTCTACTATGGGGCCAACAATGACTTTCTGGGGTTAGAACCAGACAGCTCAGTCGGTATACAGGTCACAATACCGTAATATTAAGTTTTACAATTTgtccaattttatttttccacgaaaatttagttttttttacatGACCCTGATATGTACTAATAATTCACCAACGATctcacaaaaatattaaaactacaaaacaaagaacaaaaatcgaaaaaaatggAAGAATATATAATTAAGGAGTGGCTGCAACCtccaaaaaatgaagaaaataaaatctataatcattttttaaatggTTGCAAACACTTTCTAATATTCAATTTTCACAACATGGAGGACCAAAATCGCAAATATAATTGTTATagttcattttcaagaaatttttttgaaacacTTTGTGTTTAGTTGGATGGATTTAAAACGCATGGATTTCGAATATACTTTTATTGTTAATAATGagacaatatataaaattttaaattcatgcaTCACTTATTTATACACTAGTTACGCaaagtagaatgaatttcaattGATTTCATTATTGGTTGGACTTAAAATTCAtcctaattaacatgaaaaattataCAAACAAGCAGTTAGtgcatttaaaatttatggTCTTGCACAAACTATAACAATACATTTTGAAATCtatgtatttgaaatatatcaaTTCAAATGCAATATCTTTTTGATAAATGATAACTTAATACTGTAAAGCAATTAAAATTTCTTTTCTTATCTTATTCGTTCTAGTTTTATAGCTTACATATAATAAGGAAAAATCATTCTGATTTATAATGAATCTTCAATTAATTGGGACTAAGTATAAGTAATAATTAGACGTCGCTATGAATGATAATGAGTTGTATTAGAGTATGATTTTATATTTTCCATCTCCATCTTCATACCCACTGAGTAttcaacattttcatcatctccATATCTATCGGAAGATCGGATCTCATACATTGcacaaatatcatattatcctTACAATGgcattttttcaaatttgaattgtttCAATGAAGCTACTGATATTTACCAAATTATTAAGAGAAAatgaggaaaaaaattaaagataaaaaattacaaaataaacatcatagaaaaataataaaatattatattttatctcaATATAATCATACCACATATTTAACATCAGTTCTATACTAATAATTCTCGTAATTTCATCTGACTACACGTTCAACAAAAACATATAAGAATTANTTCTATACTAATAATTCTCTTAATTTCATCTGACTACACGTTCAACAAAAACATATaagaattaataaatatatatgtgtaaaaatatatatacatagataTTATAATACTAACATGATTTTATAAGCGATGCATGTTTATACAATTAGAATATTATCTAAACatgatattttttgttgttttcaaattaattattttttcatatttttttaattaattaagagttattaaatagtctaaaaattttaacttataaatatttaaaatatagttaaatatatgatttaagatttaaaaaatatactattttaggaaaataaaaagtttcataaataaagttatataaataggatataattataattttaaataagatgCCCACAAATCTGATTATATATAAATCCCATACCTTATTATTTAATCGGATccaaaaaaattttctatatattcttccattcgatttaaattttgaatcctCCTACAAGTTCGGAGCAAATTATCATCCCTACGTGTAGCCATTGCCAAAAAATTCAGCTATGTAttatggtttttaacaaataatgATTAGTGGtctgattatttatttattgtttaactGTAATCGAGATCTGATCTTGTATTAGGGgaagaataaataataataccAACCATAATCATATGCGAAGATataatacaaataattataCACATCATTTCTTCACGCCaatctatctatatatatacacatattatacaataataatttttctttttaatagcTAGAATCTATTtgatgcatttttttttaaaaaaaggaaaacacTTGGGAAACATCTGATACATCAtagattttgtttttgttttttttaaaaggacTCTATCAAATTTACGCCTGACTTTGTGATTTACAAACTTTGCAACTCATTTTTaggaaatttaaataatatttatattttttaacataaaattaatcATTGAAGGGACTTATGATTTGAAATAAACAAAACCAATTTTCacgaaataataatattgatattttaaaaagatgACCATTATTTTAATTCTTATTATCTTGACGTATTACGATTGTGCTTACAATAATGGTGTGTGGGTGTCTAAGAGAGACACCAAGACTTTAAACCAGCCGTGAATACACATGGATATAGGCAAGTGGGAAGTACCTCTAACCATTAAAAAAACCCATAGCCAGCCAAgcatattcattaaataaataacaagtaattaagatattttttttgtaagatAAGCAGCCACGTACGTATAAATCTATTTATATGCACACAACTTTCATGTATCGTATTTATTGAAGAGATCCTCTATATACAAGATTTACTAGcaactattataaatatgaatacgATACACTCATTCCAAAATAAAAGTTATTGTACGAttatcattttatcaaaatgtAAAGTCCTCCGATCGatattctttttaattaattaaatacatgattggttctgatatcaattgtacgATTAAATGTTTATCATTTTATAAAAAACTATAGTAAATGATAATAGTATGATTACAATATTTTAAACCATATAACCATTCAAATTAAATGtcaaattttaattcttttCTAATATAGATGATTATTATCAAGATGACCAAATCTTCGGTTCTTTTGATGTTGTATATTATATCCATATTTCATATTTCCCATCCTAAAAaagttataaatttaattttggtaaaaacttgtgtgagacggtctcacgggtcgtattttatgagacagatcttttattgggtcatccataaaaaaatattactttttatcttaagagtattactttttattgtgaatatcggtagagttgacccgtctcacagataaagattcgtaagaccgttcACCTGGCTGGTAAACGGGTCCACGTAGATAAGACACAGTTAACTTGCGGGGCATCACCTGCGTCACGAACACTCGTTAAGTGGGCGTCGGGAGGGTTCCTGACGTAGACACTCCGACGATCAAATCAGTAAGCAGTTCCAAGAAAACTCAGAACTAAAGAACTTTTATAAAAATGAGAGCATACCTTCAATTGTCCGGAACCTcctctatttatagatttttaaggGCGTCTAATGGGCTTGGGCTTCTGCAAGTATAATCAATATTTTGGACCTCAACAGTGCTAAACCCAATTGATTTATTAACNTACATAAATAAGGTGTAGAGGATTGAACtcataaattcatatattatattataaaaaaaacaataacaagAGTCATTTATTTATACTCTCATTTTATTAATCACATCCCgtttatgaaaacaaaaaaatatcgtTTTAATATTAACAAGACATAAGATATAATAACCAGATGTAAAATGTAATTATATACAAACTTAGTCTGAATTTGATAGATGATATTCATATGTGCAATGTTTTCAACAACTCAGTATTTAGCACGTGTGTTAGTGATGAATCATGAACATTTATCTATATATTATGAGTGATTGAATagacaaatatatttttcatataaatagTATTAACAAAACCCGTAGTCTTCATGCAGCGAGGGCAAGTTGAGGAGTCGCTCTCTATCTAGGTTTCATCTCTCTATAGAAACACCTTTTTATGCTAAAGAAGATCAGATGGCAAGCAAAGGAAAGGCCGACTCCATCATTTCTGAAAAGGAAaatgtaaatatataatttttaataaataatatatttttttccgaGGGGTTCGAATGACGAGCAGATCCCaccgaattaaataaataaattcatcgCATCTCTTCTGCATAAAACGCACAGAGTTCAGCCACTTTTGcgctttttaattttattttttcagctGTAATCAGCAGAGGGCCTAGCTAGCTTAAAAAGGGCTCCTCCGCATGATGCTTGGTGTTCCTGGGCTCAGGGGTAGCTCAGGAGACGGCGTTGCGGTGGCAGAAGCCCATGGAAGTGGCGGCGCTAGCGGTGGCAGCAGTGAGGTCAGAGCATCAAGCGCTGTTCAAGGCGGAGGTGTGGGAGAAAGCGAGAGAACTGGCGGCGGTGGGAACCGGTGGCCGAAGCAAGAAACTTTGGCTTTGCTCAAAGTTCGTTTTGATATGGATGTTGCTTTTAGGGACTCGAATTTCAAAGGCCCGTTATGGGAAGAAGTTTCCAGGTAAATTGATCGAAAGTTTTTTCATTTCATGCATGCCATCTGACACTCGCTTACAATTAATTGAAtcaataattattgatttttctgTAAAAGGTGACCGACCACTTGATCATTAGTCGTTTCAATGGATTATCGCTTTTCATTAAAGTGTCTTTGTTTTTACACGAATTCAGCAGCTTTCATGCATATGTTCCGGTTTGTTTTTTGCACTTTTATTCATATGTTCACTTGCATTTGACCTTAAAAATTAGGGTTAAAGATGAAATATAACTCCAAGATTTGGAATTTCATAGGAAatattctttgagaaatataatCGATCCAGTTTGTTATTTTTGAATTGGATCCGCCgcttttaatcaattataattcgTATCCGCTTTTTATGTCTTagttattgttgtattgaatcGGTGGAGCTAACTCTCTCATGCTTGTATTgtatgttgaattaattaataaatttggtTTTATAACTACAATTGATCAGGATTGGATGATAATGGAAATTTCACAAACTTCTATTTTTTCCAGGAAAATGGCGGAGCTTGGTTTTCAACGAAGTGGAAAGAAATGCAGAGAGAAATTCGAAAACGTAAACAAGTACCACAAAAGAACCAAAGACGGCCGCGCATCAAACCCCGTCGGCAAGAATTATCGATTTTTTGATCAATTACAGGCGTGGGAAAACACTCCGGTGCCTGTGCTTTCCTTCAGTAGTACTTATCAGCCACAACCGCCACCAGTCGCCACCACAATGACGGCGCCACCAATGCAGGCTAGTTTCCCAATTCAGTTACGTGTTGGCACTGTTGCATCAATTAGCCCGGATCCTTCTAGTGTAGTACACCCAAACGATTCAATGAAGGCTAGAATATTACAGCCTCCGTTACAGGCAATGAATACCTCGAATCATCCTCAGATCCAACATTTTAAACCCTTGAATTGTCTTGGAAATTCAGCGTGTTTGGTAACAAATTCAAATTCTTCATCCACCTCTTCTGACGAGAGCATAAAAAGGCAACGGTGGAAGAAGAGAAAATGGAAGGATTTTTTCGGACGTTTGGTAAAAAACGTGTTAGAGAAGCAGGAGGAACTACACAAAAAGTTCTTGGATACGCTGGATAAACGAGAGCGGGATGAAGTGGTGAGAGAGGAAGCTTGGAGGAATCAAGAGACGGAGAGAATTAATCGAGATCATGAACTCTTGGTACAGGAGAGATCAATCTCCACAGCCAAGGACGCAGCGGTGGTAGCATTTTTGCAGAGGCTAATTACTGAGCAATCAAACTTGGGATTCACAAAGATTGGTAAAGCACCACCGCTTCAAGTGGAGGTACCAGCACCGGAAATTACACAGCCGCCTCAACAATCCACTCTCACGCAACCAATAGCAGTGACTGCGACACCTACAAAAATCTTGAATACACGAAAAACAGGCGTCGTCTTCGGTGATAACAACAACCTCACAAGCTCAGCTCCTTGCGATGGCCTCAAGAAGAAATCGAAGCCCTGATCAATCTGCGAACCAGTCTTGATGTCAAGTACGAAGAAAACGTGCCAAAGGGATCCCTTTGGGAGGAAATCTCCGCTGCCATGGGCAAGCTAGGATACAACCGAAACTCTAAGCGATGCAAGGagaaatgggagaacatcaaCAAGTACTTCAAGAAAGTGAAGGAAAGCAGCAAGAAGAGACCCGAAGACTCGAAGACATGTCCATATTTTCAACGTCTCGATGCCTTACACAAAAAGAGAGCGAAGAGCACGGATATTCCCTCCTCCAATCACGAGTACTTAGTGAAACTCAATAACCCAATGCTGCCGATAATGGCTCAACCTGAACAGCAATGGCCGGTACTTGAGAAACAGCAGCAGGACTCCACGTTGCATGATCAAAATCAAGATGAGGAAATTGAGAACATTGATCATGAAGAGgatgaagaagaggaagagggAGGGGGCTATGAAATAGTCACAAGTAAGCAGCCATCTTCAATTTCAAACGTCGCAGAATGAAGAGAAAATTAAGGAGATCGAAATGAAGGCAAGTTATCTGATCAGGAAAGCGGAGGTGGCGGCGAAAAGACTGTGACATTTCAGATACAACACATGGGGTGATTCATGGTTGGTTTAGAAAGGTTATAGTCGTAGGGTTGATTTTAATAAACATATTAAGAGTtatgtatttataattttatttattattttggaaATAAATAAAACGTAAAAAGGGTGAAAAAAATGAGAGTTTTAGTTCAATATACAAACAAAGAAAATATAGGTGATGACTAAGCTTATAGCCCATCTTGCAACAAAATCATAGATTTAAAACAAGATCAAACCTCTTTcacaactaaaaaaattaaggaatggtattgtcagatatcatattattttatttttcatattatttGGTTCATGGAATGTAAA comes from Primulina huaijiensis isolate GDHJ02 chromosome 2, ASM1229523v2, whole genome shotgun sequence and encodes:
- the LOC140971601 gene encoding uncharacterized protein — translated: MEGNSSSAGNLMQGGSVSYGGFDLHGPLRVNPHHQQHLFSFNHQQNSNPRQGSSIVQPPIHENFPLTIRSTQDCDQTISLADYNKVDRGKSASDEDEPSFTEDAADSSKGKKATWQRVKWTDAMVRLLITAVSYINEEASVEFGAGSRRKCANLQKKGKWKSVSNVMAERSHFVSPQQCEDKFNDLNKRYKRLNEILGKGTSCEVVENPALLDVMDHISEKAKEEVRKILSSKHLHYEEMCSYHNGNRLHLPPDPELQHSLRLALRSRDDHDENDVKRHPHHDNDDVDHEMEFDDRYECEDVQWNMAKRVKLCQSHRDFRIKNSLDCNKSFNFQAENTDADVIQVPPEGTKTNMSQKEWINDQNLQLEEQRLHIQTQMLELEKERFKWQRFCRKKDRELEMMKLEVERMKLENERMALELKRKEMGIDSS